A window of the Streptomyces sp. NBC_00454 genome harbors these coding sequences:
- a CDS encoding diaminopimelate decarboxylase, which translates to MADAPRTHTTESTSSTPAARRNLAVKAAVTQGLIGPDPGRDPDPSLVCLLDTAGIRASAAALTDAFAAAVAPGTPVLHAFAVKAAPLVPVLRLLDDAGIGCEVASAGELALARAAGVAPERTVLDSPAKTPAELREALSLGIAVNADNRQELHRLDALVAAAPTRSPLGIRINPQTGAGAIDALSTATATSKFGVALRDPGARAWLLRAFADRPWLTRLHIHSGSQGVPLALIAEGVRELHSLAEEINAAAGRKQVDTLDIGGGLPVNFGSDEITPTYADYVDALRSATPGLFSGAYGLVTEFGRSLVAKHGLVLSRVEYTKTTGGRAIALTHAGVQLATRTVYAPAAWPLRILPYDAKGAPLTGPPVPQDIAGPACFAGDLLATARELPLLSPGDLIAIPDTGAYAFTAHYGYNSLPRPAVYGFTVAEPGPEPDRCSEPGRRSEPGLVHFVPVRAAQPLSAIAAEAGAAAPDALL; encoded by the coding sequence ATGGCCGACGCCCCGCGTACGCACACCACCGAATCGACCTCCTCGACACCGGCCGCGCGACGGAACCTGGCCGTGAAGGCCGCCGTGACACAGGGCCTGATCGGGCCCGACCCGGGCCGGGATCCGGACCCCTCCCTCGTCTGCCTGCTGGACACCGCCGGCATCCGCGCCTCCGCCGCCGCCCTGACGGACGCCTTCGCCGCCGCCGTCGCCCCCGGCACCCCGGTCCTGCACGCCTTCGCCGTCAAAGCCGCCCCGCTCGTCCCCGTCCTGCGGCTGCTCGACGACGCGGGCATCGGCTGCGAGGTCGCCAGCGCCGGCGAACTGGCCCTGGCCCGCGCGGCCGGGGTCGCACCGGAGCGCACCGTCCTCGACTCCCCCGCCAAAACCCCCGCCGAGCTGCGCGAAGCCCTCTCCCTCGGCATCGCCGTCAACGCGGACAACCGCCAGGAGCTGCACCGCCTGGACGCCCTGGTGGCCGCGGCCCCGACCCGCTCCCCCCTCGGGATCCGGATCAACCCGCAGACCGGCGCCGGCGCCATCGACGCCCTCTCCACCGCCACCGCCACCTCGAAGTTCGGCGTCGCCCTGCGCGATCCCGGCGCCCGCGCATGGCTCCTACGGGCCTTCGCGGACCGGCCGTGGCTCACCCGGCTGCACATCCACTCGGGCTCCCAGGGCGTACCCCTAGCCCTGATCGCCGAAGGCGTACGGGAGCTGCACTCCCTGGCCGAGGAGATCAACGCGGCGGCCGGCCGCAAGCAGGTGGACACCCTGGACATCGGCGGGGGCCTGCCGGTCAACTTCGGCTCGGACGAGATCACGCCCACCTACGCCGACTACGTGGACGCCCTGCGCTCCGCCACACCCGGGCTCTTCTCGGGGGCGTACGGGCTGGTCACGGAGTTCGGGCGGTCCCTGGTGGCGAAGCACGGGCTGGTGCTGTCGCGCGTGGAGTACACCAAGACCACCGGCGGCCGCGCGATCGCCCTGACCCACGCGGGGGTCCAGCTGGCCACCCGTACGGTCTACGCCCCGGCGGCCTGGCCGCTGCGGATCCTGCCCTACGACGCCAAGGGCGCCCCCCTGACGGGACCGCCGGTCCCCCAGGACATCGCCGGACCCGCCTGCTTCGCGGGCGACCTCCTGGCCACGGCCCGGGAGCTCCCGCTGCTGTCCCCCGGGGACCTGATCGCCATCCCCGACACGGGTGCGTACGCCTTCACGGCGCACTACGGCTACAACAGCCTGCCGCGGCCGGCGGTCTATGGATTCACGGTGGCGGAGCCGGGTCCGGAGCCGGACCGCTGCTCGGAGCCGGGCCGTCGCTCGGAGCCGGGCCTCGTCCACTTCGTGCCGGTGCGGGCTGCGCAGCCGCTGTCGGCGATCGCCGCCGAGGCGGGTGCGGCCGCGCCGGATGCCCTGCTCTGA